One stretch of Streptomyces peucetius DNA includes these proteins:
- a CDS encoding bifunctional 3-phenylpropionate/cinnamic acid dioxygenase ferredoxin subunit, producing the protein MMIPVCRLVDLPRGEACRLDIDPPVSVFHTDDGEVFAIDDTCTHQDASLADGWLEGGEVECPLHASKFDLRTGAVDAPPAKRPVRTHEVFIEGGVIHVRLSTDAPNLPPCIASRLAGGLA; encoded by the coding sequence ATGATGATTCCCGTGTGCCGTCTCGTGGACCTGCCGCGAGGCGAGGCCTGCCGGCTCGACATCGATCCGCCGGTTTCGGTGTTCCACACCGATGACGGCGAGGTCTTCGCCATCGATGACACCTGCACCCACCAGGACGCCTCGCTCGCCGACGGCTGGCTGGAGGGCGGCGAGGTGGAATGCCCGCTGCACGCTTCCAAGTTCGACCTCCGGACCGGAGCCGTCGACGCTCCGCCGGCAAAGCGCCCGGTCCGCACGCACGAGGTCTTCATCGAGGGCGGCGTGATCCACGTGCGGCTGTCCACCGATGCCCCCAACCTGCCGCCCTGCATCGCGTCTCGGCTCGCGGGGGGTCTCGCGTGA
- a CDS encoding S-(hydroxymethyl)mycothiol dehydrogenase, whose product MAHEVRAVVALKKGAPVSVETIVVPDPGPGEALVKIEACGVCHTDLHYREGGINDDFPFLLGHEAAGRVEAVGEGVTDVEPGDFVILNWRAVCGQCRACSKGKPWYCFSTRNATQPMTLLDGTPLSPALGIGAFAEKTLVAAGQCTKVDPAAPAAAAGLLGCGVMAGFGAAVNTGAVGRGDSVAVIGCGGVGMAAVAGAKLAGASKVIAVDLDRRKLERALSMGATHTVDGTAADVVEAVRELTGGFGADVVVEAVGRPETYEQAFYARDLAGTVVLVGVPTPEMKVELPLLDVFGRGGSLKSSWYGDCLPSRDFPALIDLYLGGRFDLDAFVSETIGLGDVEEAFEKMHRGEVLRSVVVL is encoded by the coding sequence ATGGCTCATGAGGTTCGTGCCGTCGTCGCCCTGAAGAAGGGCGCACCCGTCTCCGTCGAGACGATCGTCGTCCCCGACCCCGGTCCGGGTGAGGCGCTGGTCAAGATCGAGGCGTGCGGCGTCTGCCACACCGACCTCCACTACCGGGAGGGCGGCATCAACGACGACTTCCCCTTCCTGCTGGGGCACGAGGCGGCCGGCCGCGTCGAGGCCGTCGGCGAGGGAGTCACCGACGTCGAGCCGGGAGACTTCGTCATCCTCAACTGGCGTGCCGTCTGCGGCCAGTGCCGGGCCTGCAGCAAGGGCAAGCCCTGGTACTGCTTCTCCACCCGCAACGCGACGCAGCCGATGACACTGCTCGACGGCACCCCGCTCTCACCCGCACTCGGCATCGGCGCCTTCGCGGAGAAGACGCTGGTGGCCGCGGGCCAGTGCACCAAGGTGGACCCGGCGGCCCCGGCGGCCGCCGCCGGCCTGCTCGGCTGCGGCGTCATGGCGGGCTTCGGCGCGGCCGTGAACACCGGCGCCGTCGGCCGCGGGGACAGTGTCGCCGTCATCGGCTGCGGCGGGGTGGGTATGGCCGCCGTCGCGGGGGCGAAGCTCGCCGGCGCGAGCAAGGTGATCGCCGTCGACCTCGACCGGCGCAAGCTGGAGCGGGCCCTGAGCATGGGCGCCACCCACACCGTCGACGGCACGGCGGCAGACGTCGTGGAGGCGGTGCGCGAGCTGACCGGAGGCTTCGGTGCGGACGTGGTCGTCGAGGCAGTCGGCCGCCCCGAAACCTACGAGCAGGCCTTCTACGCCCGCGACCTGGCCGGCACGGTCGTCCTGGTCGGCGTGCCCACCCCGGAGATGAAGGTCGAACTGCCGCTGCTCGACGTCTTCGGGCGCGGCGGCTCGCTGAAGTCCAGCTGGTACGGAGACTGCCTGCCCTCGCGCGACTTCCCGGCCCTCATCGACCTGTACCTGGGAGGGCGATTCGACCTGGACGCCTTCGTCTCCGAGACCATCGGCCTCGGTGACGTGGAAGAGGCGTTCGAGAAGATGCACCGCGGTGAGGTACTGCGTTCCGTGGTGGTGCTGTGA
- a CDS encoding MBL fold metallo-hydrolase yields the protein MAGAPRIEHLITSGTFSLDGGTWNVDNNVWIVGDDDEVVVIDAAHDAGAVLAAIGDRRLSAVVCTHAHNDHVNAAPDVANATGAPILLHPDDQVLWTMAHPDRRPDGPLADGDELKVAGIGLRVLHTPGHAPGAVCLYAPELGAVFSGDTLFAGGPGATGRSYSDFGTIIASIGDRLLALPGETVVHTGHGDTTSIAAEAPHLQEWAARGW from the coding sequence ATGGCCGGCGCCCCGCGCATCGAACACCTCATCACCAGCGGGACGTTCAGCCTCGACGGCGGCACCTGGAACGTCGACAACAACGTCTGGATCGTCGGCGACGACGACGAGGTCGTCGTCATCGACGCGGCACACGACGCCGGCGCCGTCCTGGCGGCCATCGGTGACCGCCGTCTGTCGGCAGTCGTGTGCACGCACGCGCACAACGACCATGTGAACGCGGCGCCGGACGTCGCAAACGCCACGGGCGCGCCCATCCTCCTGCACCCCGACGACCAGGTGCTGTGGACGATGGCGCACCCGGACCGGCGGCCCGACGGCCCGCTCGCCGACGGCGACGAACTCAAGGTGGCGGGCATCGGCCTGCGCGTCCTCCACACGCCCGGACATGCTCCGGGCGCCGTGTGCCTGTACGCACCCGAGCTGGGGGCAGTGTTCAGCGGCGACACACTGTTCGCAGGAGGGCCCGGCGCGACCGGGCGCTCCTACAGCGACTTCGGCACGATCATCGCCTCGATCGGTGACCGTCTGCTGGCGCTCCCCGGTGAGACGGTCGTCCACACCGGACACGGCGACACGACCAGCATCGCCGCGGAAGCACCGCACCTGCAGGAGTGGGCGGCCCGCGGCTGGTGA
- a CDS encoding NAD(P)/FAD-dependent oxidoreductase produces MRTVAVVGASLAGLSAARSLRKQGYDGRLVIVGDEQHRPYDRPPLSKEFLAGGIGEADLALESDDEDLRAQWLLGARATGLDSADRAVRLADGRAVRADGIVIATGAAARKLPGTEGLAGVHCLRTLDDARALRDELALGGRLVVIGGGFVGAEVASTAYALGLDVTLVEAAPTPLAGPLGETMGGIVSALHADHGVRLLCGVGVKGLSGETRVDAVLLEDGRSIPADTVVVGVGARPCVEWLEGSGVALDNGVTCGADGRTSLASVVAVGDCASWYDRSAGVHRRVEHWTGARERPDAAVAALLSSGAAEPGVPRPPYFWSDQYGVKIQFAGHAAGADSVTVEEGTPGDRSFLAVYRRAGHPVAVLAMNRARLFTRWRKQLTGAS; encoded by the coding sequence GTGAGGACAGTGGCTGTGGTGGGTGCCTCGCTGGCCGGTCTGTCGGCGGCGCGCTCGTTGCGGAAGCAGGGATACGACGGGCGGCTGGTCATCGTCGGCGACGAACAGCACCGCCCGTACGACAGGCCGCCGCTGTCCAAGGAATTCCTGGCCGGCGGCATCGGCGAGGCCGATCTGGCGCTGGAGTCGGACGACGAGGACTTGCGGGCCCAGTGGCTGCTCGGCGCCCGCGCCACCGGACTCGACAGCGCGGACCGCGCCGTGCGCCTCGCCGACGGCCGAGCGGTCCGGGCCGACGGGATCGTCATTGCGACCGGCGCGGCCGCGCGGAAGCTGCCGGGCACGGAGGGGCTGGCCGGCGTGCACTGCCTGCGCACGCTGGACGACGCCCGCGCCCTGAGGGACGAACTGGCCCTGGGAGGACGGCTGGTGGTGATCGGCGGCGGATTCGTCGGCGCCGAGGTCGCCTCCACCGCATACGCTCTGGGACTCGACGTGACCCTCGTCGAGGCGGCGCCGACACCGCTGGCCGGGCCGCTCGGTGAGACCATGGGCGGCATCGTCTCCGCCCTCCACGCGGACCACGGCGTACGGCTGTTGTGCGGCGTGGGTGTCAAGGGGCTGAGCGGGGAGACCCGGGTCGACGCTGTCCTGCTCGAGGACGGCCGCAGCATCCCCGCCGACACCGTCGTCGTCGGTGTCGGCGCCCGCCCGTGTGTCGAGTGGCTGGAAGGATCCGGCGTCGCGCTCGACAACGGCGTCACGTGCGGTGCGGACGGCCGCACCAGCCTGGCCTCTGTGGTCGCGGTCGGTGACTGCGCCTCCTGGTACGACCGGTCTGCGGGCGTCCATCGACGCGTCGAACACTGGACCGGTGCGCGGGAGCGGCCCGACGCGGCCGTGGCCGCACTGCTGTCGTCGGGCGCGGCTGAACCGGGGGTGCCCCGGCCGCCGTACTTCTGGTCGGACCAGTACGGCGTGAAGATCCAGTTCGCCGGCCATGCGGCCGGTGCCGACAGTGTGACCGTCGAGGAAGGCACTCCGGGCGACCGCAGTTTCCTGGCCGTCTACCGG